A window of Hymenobacter aerilatus contains these coding sequences:
- a CDS encoding RagB/SusD family nutrient uptake outer membrane protein, whose translation MLEEEVISQVGSQYITSPAGFNAATQAVYASLRDYYGRESGMTMTVFGTDTYTMGSDGVYKFVNQYTTQLDARTGYLNDIWNAFYLGINTANAVVAQAPNVTGLEEAVKKRRVAEVKFLRAHHYFILVQMFGAVPLVLEQNATATKEASRTPVPQVYAAIVKDLQEALPDLNSTTDYGRVTKGACEHLLARVYLTKATSEAAAADDYAQAATYAQNVIKNYSYRLLPDFANVFAQGAGEVNDEVIFATQYTSDPTTNGSGNETHIHFLMEYDVVAGMQRDVFYGRPYKRFRPTNYTLNTIFKDRTNDSRYQKSFRTTYLSNKPGTYTNVFDNTKTRVTYQLGDTAIYLPGEEWSRAKRASKPYQVLVPSLYSARLFPTLTKFLDALRPDLSYLNGSRDFLMFRLAETHLIAAEALLKQGKANEALPHINAVRRRAAFAGKEAAMQITADQLTMEFIMEERERELLGEMFRWFDLKRWGKLIERVKLYNPDGAPNIKDYHVLRPIPQNQIDRTAGGAAAFPQNPGY comes from the coding sequence TTGCTGGAAGAGGAAGTGATTTCGCAGGTGGGCTCCCAATACATTACCAGCCCGGCTGGCTTCAACGCGGCTACTCAAGCCGTGTACGCCTCTCTGCGCGACTACTACGGCCGCGAAAGTGGCATGACCATGACCGTGTTCGGCACTGACACCTACACGATGGGGTCGGATGGGGTGTATAAGTTTGTGAATCAGTACACCACCCAGCTCGACGCTCGCACAGGCTACCTCAACGATATTTGGAACGCCTTCTACCTGGGTATCAACACGGCCAACGCGGTGGTGGCCCAGGCCCCGAACGTGACGGGCCTGGAAGAGGCCGTGAAAAAGCGCCGCGTGGCGGAGGTGAAGTTTCTGCGGGCGCACCACTATTTTATTCTTGTGCAGATGTTTGGAGCGGTGCCGCTGGTACTAGAGCAAAACGCTACGGCCACCAAGGAGGCTTCGCGCACGCCGGTGCCCCAGGTATACGCCGCCATTGTGAAGGACTTGCAGGAAGCCCTACCCGACCTAAACTCCACTACCGACTACGGCCGCGTGACCAAAGGCGCCTGTGAGCACCTGCTGGCGCGGGTGTACCTCACCAAAGCCACCTCCGAAGCCGCTGCCGCCGATGACTACGCCCAGGCCGCTACCTACGCCCAAAATGTCATCAAGAACTACTCCTACCGCCTGCTCCCCGACTTTGCCAACGTGTTTGCGCAGGGCGCGGGCGAGGTGAACGACGAGGTGATTTTTGCTACCCAGTACACCTCCGACCCCACCACCAACGGCTCCGGCAACGAAACGCACATTCACTTTCTGATGGAGTACGACGTGGTGGCCGGCATGCAACGCGACGTTTTTTACGGCCGTCCTTACAAGCGTTTCCGGCCGACCAACTACACGCTGAACACCATTTTCAAGGACCGCACCAACGACTCGCGCTACCAGAAAAGCTTCCGCACCACGTACCTCAGCAACAAGCCCGGCACGTATACCAACGTCTTCGACAACACCAAAACGCGCGTTACCTACCAGCTGGGCGATACGGCCATTTACCTGCCCGGCGAGGAATGGTCACGGGCCAAGCGCGCCAGCAAGCCCTACCAGGTGCTGGTGCCCAGCCTGTATAGTGCACGCCTTTTTCCTACCCTCACCAAGTTTCTTGATGCTCTGCGGCCCGATTTATCCTACCTGAACGGCAGCCGCGACTTCCTGATGTTTAGGCTGGCCGAAACGCACCTGATTGCGGCCGAAGCGCTGCTGAAGCAGGGCAAAGCAAACGAGGCACTACCCCATATCAACGCGGTGCGGCGGCGGGCGGCGTTTGCGGGCAAGGAGGCCGCCATGCAAATCACCGCTGACCAGCTGACGATGGAGTTTATTATGGAAGAGCGCGAGCGGGAGCTGCTGGGCGAGATGTTTCGGTGGTTTGATTTGAAGCGCTGGGGCAAGCTGATAGAGCGCGTGAAGCTCTACAATCCTGATGGTGCCCCCAACATCAAAGACTATCACGTGTTGCGCCCCATTCCGCAAAACCAAATTGACCGCACGGCGGGCGGGGCCGCTGCCTTCCCGCAAAATCCTGGCTATTAA